Proteins encoded within one genomic window of Dyadobacter chenhuakuii:
- a CDS encoding flippase: MSDKPKDHYWIKSGFINILQNFSGVFFGFAGFYVLVRLLSKHDFGVWTLFLSTTTILEAIRSGLLQNALVKFISASDEHEHPDIITASFAISGLVSIFCITAILIFAPFLSRLWDSPELVQMLYLYIAIYFFSGLQAQFNGIEQANLRFNGIFLTTIIRQGSFFTFVVVCYLFSVEVKLIYLVWVQIISAILGMSLAFYYCRRHLQISYEVSKMWVKKLFGYGKYAFGTLISSLLSGTVDQMMLGALLSPAASGAFNIAVRITNLIDIPGNAVATIVFPQSAKRMETEGKSAIKYLYEKSVGTTLALVVPVVVFLYLFSDIVIHLIAGEKYNDSIPLLQITLLYCLLIPYGRQFGTILDSIGKTKVTFFVVVVTATLNLVLNYFFIQSFDVMGAAYATLCSNVVGFIIAQVILKREIDVSIGNTWMYMFRFYPEFLEKYIKPFLKNRALK; the protein is encoded by the coding sequence ATGAGCGACAAGCCGAAGGATCATTACTGGATCAAGTCAGGTTTTATCAATATTCTCCAGAATTTCTCGGGGGTCTTTTTTGGCTTTGCCGGATTTTATGTGCTGGTAAGATTACTTTCCAAGCACGATTTCGGGGTGTGGACGCTGTTCCTTTCTACCACCACCATTCTGGAAGCCATTCGGAGCGGTTTGCTTCAGAACGCGCTGGTTAAGTTTATTTCTGCTTCGGATGAGCACGAGCATCCTGACATTATTACGGCTTCATTTGCCATAAGCGGGCTTGTATCCATCTTTTGCATCACCGCTATTCTGATCTTCGCGCCGTTTCTGAGCAGGCTTTGGGATTCTCCCGAGCTGGTTCAGATGCTGTATTTATACATTGCAATCTATTTTTTTTCGGGCTTGCAGGCACAATTCAACGGCATTGAACAGGCCAATCTGCGCTTCAACGGCATATTCCTGACGACCATTATCAGGCAGGGTTCCTTCTTCACATTTGTAGTTGTGTGCTACTTGTTTTCGGTAGAAGTGAAATTGATCTATCTGGTTTGGGTGCAGATCATAAGTGCCATTTTGGGCATGTCACTGGCGTTCTATTATTGCCGCAGACATTTGCAAATTTCGTACGAGGTCAGTAAAATGTGGGTTAAGAAGCTGTTTGGCTATGGCAAATACGCATTCGGAACACTGATCAGCTCACTGCTTTCGGGGACCGTTGACCAGATGATGCTGGGTGCGCTCCTGTCTCCGGCTGCTTCCGGGGCTTTCAACATCGCAGTCCGGATCACGAACCTGATCGACATTCCTGGCAATGCGGTGGCGACGATCGTTTTTCCGCAAAGTGCCAAGCGGATGGAAACGGAGGGGAAATCAGCCATTAAATATTTGTATGAAAAGTCGGTTGGGACGACGCTAGCGCTGGTTGTTCCCGTGGTAGTATTCTTATATCTGTTTTCGGACATTGTAATCCACCTGATAGCAGGAGAAAAATACAATGATTCCATTCCGTTGCTGCAAATCACGCTCTTGTATTGTTTGCTGATTCCCTATGGCCGCCAGTTCGGCACGATCCTCGATTCCATCGGCAAAACGAAGGTTACTTTCTTTGTTGTAGTCGTTACAGCCACATTGAACCTTGTCCTTAACTATTTCTTTATCCAATCTTTTGATGTAATGGGCGCGGCTTATGCAACATTATGCTCCAATGTGGTCGGCTTTATTATAGCGCAGGTGATCCTGAAAAGAGAGATTGATGTGAGCATAGGGAACACATGGATGTACATGTTCCGGTTTTATCCCGAATTCCTCGAAAAGTACATTAAGCCTTTTTTGAAAAACAGGGCCTTGAAATAA